Below is a genomic region from Dictyoglomus sp..
CTGTCTTTAACTTTTTGCCAAGAAGCAGGAATATCTAACATCAAAATTCTGTATATTGAGGAGCATTTTTATAAAGCTCTTCAATTTTGTAAAATTCTCGAGCCTTCTGGGAAAATATATGAACAATAAAATCATTATAATCAAGCAAAAGCCAACCACTTCCTTCTTTTCCTTCTATACCTCGAGGTCTGTATCCTAGTTTATCCATTTCTTCTTCGATCGCTCTTTGTATTGCTTTTCTTTGTGTTGGGGTCATCCCTGTACATATTATGAAAAAATCTGTTACTCCAGAAATATTAGATAAATCTAAAACTATGACATCATTTCCTTTTTTATCTAGTATTAATCGAGCAACATGAAATGCTTTTTCTTTACTGTCCAAAAAATTTCACCCCCAAAGTTATAGTTTGTTCTCTTCATTAGCAAAAACAGATTTTTTCCATTCTTTAAGTTTATTAAAATCAGGTAAAACATAACTAATTCCATTTATATTATCAGGATTTCCAGGCATCATAGTCATCCTAATATTCTGATTTTCAATATTTATAAATTTAGAGGCTAAAAATAAAGCCTCATAAAAAGAAATATTTGTTTCTATGGTAGAACCAACTAGATTTATATATTGAGGAAGATTTATTAAAGAAACCTTATCCTTCATTTGACTATATAAAGCTTTTAAAAATTTCTGTTGTCTTTCTATTCTTCCCAAATCTCCTAGAGGATCATGCCTAAACCTCACATAACCAAGAGCTTCTTTTCCATTAAGATGATGCTTTCCAGGTTTTAGTCTTATATAGAGTTTGTCAGTTCTATCAACATAATACATTGGCTTCTCAATTTCGATGTCTACCCCCCCAATTGCATCAATCAATTTTTCAAACTGTTGAAAATTCATTTTAGCATAATAATTTATAGAAACACCCAAAAATTCTTCCACTGTTCTTACTGCAAGATCTACACCACCGTAATGGTAGGCATGATTTATCTTATCATAACCGAATCCTGGAATTAAAACCCTCGTGTCTCTCGGAATAGAAAGAAGATCTACTTTTTTGTCTTTCAAATTAAAAGAAATAAAAATAATAGTATCACTTCTTCCTATATCTTCCTTTCTTTCATCAACACCAAAAAATAAAAAATTTATCCTCTCCATTTTTCCTAAAACCATTTCAGTGAGTTCAATGGGATCAAGAGAAGGAAAATTTTTACTAGGGATATAATTATAGCTATTCTGAAGATAAAAATATCCACCTATGCCTGTTATAATTACAAGCAATAGAAAAACTATTATACCAAATAGTAAAACTTTCAATTTCCTCAACCTTTATTACCTCCCTTAATACATTTAAAAGAAGGACCCCTACAACGAGGGGTCCTTATATAATTATAATATTAAAAAGCTACTTTCCCAAATAAAATAGGAAAGTAGCCAAAGTTTCAAGCATTATTATGAACGAGCTCTTCTTTCTCTTGGCCTTTCTTCTCTGGGTTTTGCTTCATTAACTATTATTTTTCTTCCCTTAAAATCTGTACCATTTAAAGCACTAATCATTTTCTCTGCAGAACTATCCTCAACCTCTACAAAGCCGAAACCCCGAGACCTTCCAGTATTTTTATCGGAGATAATTCTTGCAGAAATTACATTTCCATAGTTAGAAAAAACATTTTTTAACTCTTCTTCAGTTGTTGACCAAGGAAGATTACCTACATATAAAGTCTTACTCATCTTTCACCTCAGGAAAATTTTTTAAAATTTGAGAGCTTTTAAGGAAAAACTCCCAGAAACCTTAAAAGTAAATCTCTTGGAAAAACTAAAATGGTACCTCGGTAAACTTCACCTCTCTTTCTTTGAAAAATAAAAAACCTAAGATTCCTAAATTTTCAGAAATCTTAGGTTTTTTGCACAAAAATTTTACCTTAAAAAAATAGAAACTTCCGACCATCTTAAACTTTAAGGAAATTTTAGCATGATTTAATTTTATTGTCAAAAAAAAGCTTAAGGATTTATACTATGTTATATTTTAATGGAGGTGATTAAATATGAAAAAATTATTAGTTATCCTTTTCCTTTTAAGTATCTCCTTGGCAAATACAAATTTAGTCATCTATTCTAAAAATTTTGCTCTTATTTCCTTGGAAAAAATAGTAGAATTAAAACAAGGTATAAACTATGTTCCTTTAGATGAAATACCTGGAGATATTTCTCTTTCTTCGGTTTATATTACATCCCAGAAGGGAAGTATTATTAAGGAGATTATCTATCCCAACTGGGCTTTATGGATTATCTCAGAAAAAAGCATAAATGAAACTCTCAATATATTTTATTTTCTTCCTAATATCTCTTGGAGTTGTGAACATTTTATATTGGTAGATGAAAAATCAATCCTTAATTTTAATAGCAGAATAATTGTTCAAAACAATTCAAATAATAATTTTAAGAACATAAAGCTATCTCTTCTTGCAGGAGAGCCACAAGTAATAGAGTCTGTACCCACAAGAACTTTTCTCAAAGCAGAAATTGCTGAAGGAGTTTCCCCAGAAGAAATTATTGAAAGTAAGGGAGAATACAAAATCTTTTCCTATAAAGAACCTGTAAGTATTCTTGCTAAGCAACATAAATTATTACCTTGGCTTGATAATAAGAATGTGATTGCAGAAAAAATTTATTTTTATGATTATCAAAGAGATATAAATGGGGTATTTATTGAATGGAGATTTGAAAATTCTAGAGATAAAGGACTAGGAGTTCCTATACCCTCAGGTAAAATAAGAATATTTTTGAAGGATAAAGATAGAATTGTATTTTTAGGTGAATCAATTTTAAAGGATATAGCAGAAGGTGAAAAATTTACTGTATTACAAGGTAAAGCCTTTGATATAAAAGGAGAAAGGAAGATATTGGAAAGCAAGGAATATACCGAAGCTAAAAACATTATCAGAGAAAGAAAAATACAAGTGATAATAAGAAATTCTAAGGAGGAAAAAGTTAAAGTAGAAGTAAAAGAATATCTAGAAGGCGACTGGCAAGTTATCTCATCTTCTTTACCCTTTGAAAAAATCGATGCCAATAATATAAAATTTATATTAGATGTTAGCCCTAAAAAGGAAGCAATTTTAGTATATTCTTATAGAACAAGACTTCCAAGATAATTATTTCTAGAAAGAAAATCAAAAATATATAATAACATGAAGAATCGAGATGGAAGGCTCATATTTCAGTTCTATTTACTCTACAAAAAGAATATTTGGCATAATTAAAAAATTTCAGGAATAAGTTTCTTATTTCCAATGATTACCGAATAAAAACTTCTTTTTTTTAACAAGTCCTTTGACTCTAGCTTCAAAGCAATTTCAGAAGTAACCTCAAAGTCTGGGGAAATTATTATTAATTCTGATATGATATAATTAAGCTATTATAAGAATTTTTGTAATTGTAATTTTACTATTTACTATTTCTCTCAATTTTATCATCTCTTCTGAGATGAGAGAGGGAATTTTTTTAACCTTTTCTGGAGATATTTTTCTCCAAAGACAAATCTTAAATTCCTATTATCATACAAAAAGTAAAACTTATGTTTTTTCTGAAGATATATTTGAGAATATAAAAGAGGAGATAAAAGGAGATTTATCCTGTGTAGTATTAGATACTGTCATTGCAGGAAATATTTTTACTCCATCTAGCTATCCTTTATATAATTCACCTGCAGAAATTTTAGATACTTTAAAAAAGATGGGTTTTAATTTAATAATTACTGCTAACAACCACTGTCTCGATAAGGGAGAAAGAGGATTATTTGAATCTATTAAGAATATTAAAAAAAGAAATTTACTTTATCTTGGAACAAATCTCTCTCCTGACCCTCATGAAAGAGTTATGATTTTCGAAAAAAATGGGATAAAAGTCGGAATTTTAGCGTATACTTATGGGACAAATGGGAATTACCTTCCTAAACATAAGGAATATATGGTGAATTATATAAACTTAGAAAAAATTTCTGAGGATATAAATTTCTTAAAAAATCAAAAGACAAATTTTATTATTATATATCTCCATTGGGGAGAAGAATATATAGAAAAACCAAAAGAATATCAAAGAATCATAGCAAAAAAGCTGATAAATTTAGGTGTAGATATGATCATAGGCAGTCATCCTCACTGTATAGGAAGCATCGAGAAAATCAATGATAAATATTGTTTTTATTCACTAGGAAATTTTTTTGCAGATCAGTATGGGTTAAATATTTCCAAAACAAAATTTGGATTGATATTAAGAATTAATCTTTTTAAAATTAAGGAAAGATTATCTTATAAAATAGAGGTTATCCCGATATTCATTCATAGATGGAGAGAAAAAGGAAAATATAAATACAAAATTATTAAAGCAAGTAATATTTATAAATATAAAGATATCGATAAAAAAGATCTTTTGTACTATGAAAGTCTTAAAAAACTACTAATGAATATAAAATGGGAAAAAGAAGAATTATTACTCAAATCATAACTGCAATTTTTGTAAATTCGTATTATTTAGCCTTTTTTGGCAAAAATATTCCTTTACCTGTTTTTAATTGTTATGCTTGCCCTTTAGCAAGTTTCGCCTGTCCCATAGGAACTCTTCAGTATTTTTTGATAATAAAGCAATTTCCTTTTTTACTCTTAGGAATTCTAATTTTTTCGGGTATTATTTTAGGAAGATATTTTTGTGGATGGTCTTGTCCCTTCGGTACCTTACAGGATTGGCTGTATAAAATAAAAACTTTAAAAAAAATTGTGGACAACAGATTTAGCACTCTCGTTAGATGGACAGTCTTTATTGTTTTAGTAATTATTATCCCATATATAAGCTTAGAGCCTTGGTTTTGCAAACTATGTCCTGCAGGAACCTTAGAAGCTGGAATCCCTCAAATATTAATTAAACCTCAATTAAGGAATCTGGTTGGATTTCTTTTTATTATAAAAATAATCATTTTAATATTATTCTTAATAATCAGTATTTTTATCTCAAGATTCTTTTGCAGATTTATATGCCCTTTAGGGACTTTTCTTTCTATTTTTAATAAGCTATCTTTTTATCATTTAGAGGTTGACTCTTCCTGTCCCCAATGTGGAATGTGTAGGCAAAAGTGTCCAGTAAATATTGAAATTTATAAGGATCCAAATTCCCTAAATTGCATAAGATGTTTAGAGTGTGCAAGTTGTGGAAAGATCAACGAAAAATTTTCTCTTTAAAGGGGTGAAACTGTGAGACTTACCTTTTTTGGTGCAGTAGGAGAGGTTACAGGATCTAATTATTTACTAGAAAATGAAAGAAAGTACCTTATTGATTGCGGTATCTTTCAAGGGAAATCTGAAAATGAAAATTCTAATCCCTTTCCTTTTGATCCCTCGGAAATATCTGCAGTATTACTAACCCATGCACATTTAGATCATTCGGGAAGAATACCCAAATTAGTTAAGGATGGCTTTAAAGGTAAAATATATGCAGTTCTTCCTACTATTGAACTTTGTGAGGTATTGTGGTTGGATACAGTAAAAATAATGAAAGAAGAAGTAGAAAGAATAAATAGAAAAAATCAAAGATCTGGTAAACCGTTAATAGAACCATTATATACAGAAAAAGAAATTGAAATTGCCATGAAACTCTTTGAACCGGTACCTTATGATGAAATAATCGATCTAAAGGATATAAAGGTAAGATTTAGAGACTCTGCTCATATTTTGGGCTCAAGTTCCTTAGAAATTTGGGGAGATAACATAAAAATAGTATTTTCAGGAGATTTAGGTCAATGGGAAAATGTAATGGAAGGAACCCCTGCCTTAATTGAGCAGGGGGATTATGTGATCATTGAATCCACATATGGAAATAGATTACATAAATCCTTAGAGGAAACAAGAAAAGAGTTTAAAGAAGTAGTTGAAAAAGTCATAAAGGAAAAAGGTAAGATTCTTATTC
It encodes:
- a CDS encoding RNA-binding protein; amino-acid sequence: MSKTLYVGNLPWSTTEEELKNVFSNYGNVISARIISDKNTGRSRGFGFVEVEDSSAEKMISALNGTDFKGRKIIVNEAKPREERPRERRARS
- the rsfS gene encoding ribosome silencing factor, yielding MDSKEKAFHVARLILDKKGNDVIVLDLSNISGVTDFFIICTGMTPTQRKAIQRAIEEEMDKLGYRPRGIEGKEGSGWLLLDYNDFIVHIFSQKAREFYKIEELYKNAPQYTEF
- a CDS encoding LCP family protein, producing the protein MRKLKVLLFGIIVFLLLVIITGIGGYFYLQNSYNYIPSKNFPSLDPIELTEMVLGKMERINFLFFGVDERKEDIGRSDTIIFISFNLKDKKVDLLSIPRDTRVLIPGFGYDKINHAYHYGGVDLAVRTVEEFLGVSINYYAKMNFQQFEKLIDAIGGVDIEIEKPMYYVDRTDKLYIRLKPGKHHLNGKEALGYVRFRHDPLGDLGRIERQQKFLKALYSQMKDKVSLINLPQYINLVGSTIETNISFYEALFLASKFINIENQNIRMTMMPGNPDNINGISYVLPDFNKLKEWKKSVFANEENKL
- a CDS encoding CapA family protein; amino-acid sequence: MREGIFLTFSGDIFLQRQILNSYYHTKSKTYVFSEDIFENIKEEIKGDLSCVVLDTVIAGNIFTPSSYPLYNSPAEILDTLKKMGFNLIITANNHCLDKGERGLFESIKNIKKRNLLYLGTNLSPDPHERVMIFEKNGIKVGILAYTYGTNGNYLPKHKEYMVNYINLEKISEDINFLKNQKTNFIIIYLHWGEEYIEKPKEYQRIIAKKLINLGVDMIIGSHPHCIGSIEKINDKYCFYSLGNFFADQYGLNISKTKFGLILRINLFKIKERLSYKIEVIPIFIHRWREKGKYKYKIIKASNIYKYKDIDKKDLLYYESLKKLLMNIKWEKEELLLKS
- a CDS encoding 4Fe-4S binding protein; protein product: MGKRRIITQIITAIFVNSYYLAFFGKNIPLPVFNCYACPLASFACPIGTLQYFLIIKQFPFLLLGILIFSGIILGRYFCGWSCPFGTLQDWLYKIKTLKKIVDNRFSTLVRWTVFIVLVIIIPYISLEPWFCKLCPAGTLEAGIPQILIKPQLRNLVGFLFIIKIIILILFLIISIFISRFFCRFICPLGTFLSIFNKLSFYHLEVDSSCPQCGMCRQKCPVNIEIYKDPNSLNCIRCLECASCGKINEKFSL